Genomic window (Muntiacus reevesi chromosome X, mMunRee1.1, whole genome shotgun sequence):
cactgtttctcttccccatctatttaccatgaaatgttggaactggatgccatgatcttagttttttgaatgttgagttttaagccagctttttcaatctcctctttcaccttcatcaagaggctccttagttcctctttgctttccctGATTGcacttatcacttaggaaattctaaGAGTTTTAGGAGCACAGTGCCAGGAATGGAgataaagaccaaatatatattttgttataaagAAAGCAGCTCTTTTGCCCTTTTCCTATTTGCCCATTTCTGGTTCCCCTGTAACCTTAAAAGAACCTGATCATAGGAATGAGATCACCAGGcaatttaagcaaactcctgaCTTATGTTCTCCTGAATGCACACCATGCCTCGCCTAACATGTTGATTCTTTTCCTAGACAGAAGTAAGTAGGCCTCCGCCCCCAGTAGCCCTCATAAGTAATCCTGCCAGCAAGATAACATCTGAAGAGTCAGCTAGTCTGCACACAAAGGAGAAGGATGCAGAAGCCAACCTCCTGCATCAATGATTCCCTGAgattcttcctccttttccctttaaaaactgtCATGGCTGATCATAATCTTCAGAATTGGAGTGAGGACAAGAGTACACGTCCTCTCCAGCTTGCCTGCTTTTCTACTGACACTTGACCCTCCATTATCGCCTATCGAACAAGCAGTCAAATCTGCCTTTAGTAACAAGAAAGCAAAATATCACATATACCAAACCAAAAATGTTCACTGAAAAGATTTATTTTAGCAGCTCAGTTTTATCACATTCTACACATTTgttcaatatatttatatttgttctgCATAGATGGCATATTAACTTTTATAGTTGACTTTTTCATTGGATATTTGCTGCTACCTGGCCTGAAGAAAGAGTCAGGAGGATAAATAAAACCCGCATGGTGGAAACGTAGAGCAGCATTTCGGTTCTCAGCAGAACTTTACTGTGGTGTGCGCTTCagtgtctgcttttcttcctcttctttctcaaatCCTGAGCAGACGAGAGATCTTCCCTTGGGATATCGAGCACAACACTTACGCAGTTCTTCGATGACAGCCTGACACTTAGATTCCATGTAGTTGTTGGCTGAAAGACAGACAGGCAGACCCTAGTCATGATCTCATAGGACTCAGGCACAGGGACGTTGAGACCTGAACTTCCCAGTCCCTTTCACCTTAATGTACCTACAGACATGGAAGAAAGAGGATGTAACCACgtccactgaattctttctgattTAGAGACCCATCGCAGCTTAATAAGGAAGAAAAGTATGATTTACAAAGTGCTCGAAAGATATTTTCAcatctaatttctttttctttaaggctGATTACTTATGTGCCTTCTTCTAGGGCAGCGGTTTctaacctctctttttttttgtaggGAGGAGTCACTAATCCCTTGCACATTAGTTTGTACTCAGTTTAAGTTGGCTGCCAGATGTTCCCAAAGATACCTTTGCATTAGGGGTTGAGAAACTGCAGCCTCAGGGTTGAATTCtactctttttaacagctgagctaagaataaatttatttggggacttcccaggtggcgctagtggtaaagaacccaccagccaatgcaggaggcataaaggatgcaggtttgatccctgggttgggaagatcccctggggaagggcatggcaatccactccagtattcttgcctggagaatccccatggacagaggagcctggtgggctgtagtccatggggtcgcacagagtcagacatgactgaagcgacttcccATGcatgagctaagaatggtttttatagAAGGTTgtaaacacacacccacacccacaaccacacccacccacccaaagTCCTCCTGACCTCCAAAGCCTAAAATGTTTCCTGTTAGGTCCTTTACATAAAACATTTGCATATCCCTGCCAAAGATAGACCCTAAGTCTAGGAGGATTTGATCTAAAGGTTCTAGGTAAGCTGATTGATTTGAGTTCCCCAGTACTAAAATGGGGTGCATGGGGGTTAGTCTGGGATAGGAAAGACAATTCAGATTAGCAAGAGTATGGTTGGGCAGCTAAGTCCAGGTTTAGACCCAGATCAAAGGAGTTCCAATCGTCACTGTGCCCCTTACTAGTTCTGTGACCCTAGACAAGTTACAAAGCTTATATCCATGTCACGGGTGAAAGGATTAAGTCAATGTTATTTAAAGTCCTTTCAATTGCGATTGTCATCCAGCGAGTATTTAATGGTCTCTATTTCAGTCCTTCCAGCTTTCACCGCAGCAAGGGGGTGTAACCAGCTCTAACTTGATGTGTATTCTCCTTTAGCCATATGCTGCTaattcaaatcaggaaagaatcAGAATCACCTAAGAATTTATGTGGGAGAAGAAATTGTGAAAAGCATTCTTTGCAGGCAGGCGGGCAGGGGGTGGATGACCTGGGCCCATGGtaatgaaagcatggagtcctaaccactggactgccagggaattccccttccTTTTTTGTCaatttggagaaaggaaagaaaaggatgaaaaaaatggcattcttattttccattaacatttcagattaaaagattttaaaaatattgctttcaTCATAAATGGAAAAGTCCAAGAATGAAAGTTAAAGCTCAATGGAAATATACAAACAAGGGTTTTCTTTGGTGGTGAGTCTTTGGGTGAATTCTGaacattttctcctcttttgtttttatattttcatgggGATCCATGTCTGTTACtttaataatgggaaaaaatgataaaaaaaatcagttttcaaattCAGATAGCCTTGTAGCTTTCTGCTAGTAATCACTGGctgatttaaaaaactaaaatcttcTAGCACTTGGTCCAACAAAATGGACCAATATTTGATTTCATATCAAATATGCCTTAGCTGAAATTAACTTTTGCCTTTAAGTTTGTTGCTGAATCCCAATTGTATTTTCACCCCACATCTTCTAACATGATTGCTCTTAAAA
Coding sequences:
- the CMC4 gene encoding cx9C motif-containing protein 4 isoform X3 yields the protein MLHCSVHFLDMPQKDPCQKQACEIQKCLQANNYMESKCQAVIEELRKCCARYPKGRSLVCSGFEKEEEEKQTLKRTPQ
- the CMC4 gene encoding cx9C motif-containing protein 4 isoform X1; the protein is MQFITFMTYNPSISAFSFLDMPQKDPCQKQACEIQKCLQANNYMESKCQAVIEELRKCCARYPKGRSLVCSGFEKEEEEKQTLKRTPQ
- the CMC4 gene encoding cx9C motif-containing protein 4 isoform X2 yields the protein MPRSPRTCFLDMPQKDPCQKQACEIQKCLQANNYMESKCQAVIEELRKCCARYPKGRSLVCSGFEKEEEEKQTLKRTPQ
- the CMC4 gene encoding cx9C motif-containing protein 4 isoform X4; protein product: MPQKDPCQKQACEIQKCLQANNYMESKCQAVIEELRKCCARYPKGRSLVCSGFEKEEEEKQTLKRTPQ